A section of the Candidatus Baltobacteraceae bacterium genome encodes:
- a CDS encoding histidine kinase, which translates to MIDASQTVVAMHSMGMHHHWALLFFVWVAGWLPWIPATALILAIDRRYPFRNAQWAAPLALHVSAGIFIALTLMAWQLLLNVAFNPTEQVPPSAFLSQWTSLLCLSLLSAPALYTMVLVAKNALRARELSQRLAAAQLGALRHQIEPHFLFNALNGIAGLIRDDREDEAIAMIVALSDFLRRTLKGSQLQEVPLREEVEFTRQYLAVQKMRFADRLGVDIDVPSDLESAPVPYLILQPLVENAVVHGIAKRTQAGLVRIVAARQSGTLILRVANDGPALSVDSNGGGGIGISNVRDRLLHLYGERSTLDLRDNGSGVEASISIPLRVR; encoded by the coding sequence GTGATCGACGCGAGTCAAACGGTCGTCGCCATGCACTCGATGGGCATGCATCACCATTGGGCGCTGCTGTTCTTCGTTTGGGTGGCAGGATGGCTGCCGTGGATTCCAGCGACGGCATTGATCTTGGCGATCGATCGCCGCTACCCGTTCCGCAATGCCCAGTGGGCTGCTCCGTTGGCGCTACACGTGAGCGCCGGGATTTTCATCGCGTTGACGCTCATGGCATGGCAACTGCTCCTCAACGTTGCCTTCAATCCAACGGAGCAGGTTCCACCGTCGGCCTTTCTTTCTCAGTGGACCAGCCTGCTGTGCCTGAGCCTTCTTTCGGCACCCGCCCTCTATACAATGGTGCTCGTGGCAAAGAATGCACTCCGCGCCCGCGAGCTGAGTCAACGCCTTGCCGCCGCGCAGTTAGGCGCGCTGCGTCATCAGATCGAGCCGCATTTTCTGTTTAACGCACTCAACGGGATCGCCGGACTCATTCGCGACGACCGCGAGGACGAAGCCATCGCAATGATTGTTGCCCTTAGCGACTTTCTGCGACGGACGCTCAAAGGTTCTCAACTGCAAGAGGTGCCGTTGCGTGAAGAGGTCGAGTTTACGCGGCAGTATCTGGCCGTACAAAAGATGCGCTTTGCCGACCGATTGGGCGTCGATATCGACGTTCCAAGCGATCTCGAAAGTGCGCCGGTTCCCTATCTCATCTTACAGCCGCTCGTAGAGAACGCCGTGGTGCACGGGATCGCAAAGCGCACCCAGGCCGGCCTGGTTCGCATCGTCGCAGCGCGGCAAAGCGGCACGTTGATCTTACGCGTCGCCAACGACGGCCCGGCTTTATCCGTGGACTCAAATGGCGGCGGCGGAATTGGCATCTCTAACGTGCGCGACCGATTGCTGCACCTCTACGGCGAGCGATCGACCCTCGATTTGCGCGATAACGGCTCCGGCGTCGAAGCGTCGATCTCCATTCCGTTGCGCGTTCGGTGA